The Parcubacteria group bacterium genome has a window encoding:
- a CDS encoding ABC transporter ATP-binding protein: MSYVKTHFSTIKKYIQPHKKMFVVALLFVLVENGIQLILPLLYGKSIDIVVGEKSFSLIVLVLIGGWYILSLVSEWAMRMRVRWGVRIGYKIGIDMFTRYVRHLIRLPLSFHRENKTGEYIERFDRADAYMDRVINDGVLQSAPHILTSFLAFCVIMWIRWELALIYLVFVGVFIIITIIKTKPIITYNEDISEKLEDIYGDVFERTPNVFVIKAHGTEEAEYLQNCEKYEKIYRQFDRYTGFLMKLQFWQHVVFSTGFLLLFLTGLYFITRDMITIGQFIMLLAYINMASASIQTLGSNYKELQEGLVTIARAEEIYRVPEEKYLDLHAEHMDRCDGKIEFDHVHFSYGEREILKDVNFTIQPGQMVAIVGKSGQGKTTLVDLIPRFLIPTEGAVRIDGIDVRNIRLEDLRRQIAIVSQENGLFHDSIKSNITYSRKSARPDEILRVARKAHCHEFVHKLPKNYDTLIGDRGAKLSAGQRQRLSIARAILRDPRILILDEATSALDSESEKYIQDAMEEVMRGRTTIVIAHRLSTVRKADMILVVDNGRIIERGDHNELIRHGGVYKKLHELQHTGV, translated from the coding sequence ATGAGTTATGTAAAAACACATTTTTCAACGATCAAAAAGTATATTCAACCGCACAAAAAGATGTTTGTAGTGGCCTTGCTTTTTGTGCTTGTGGAAAATGGCATCCAATTGATCCTGCCACTTCTTTATGGAAAGTCGATAGACATCGTGGTCGGAGAGAAGAGTTTTTCTCTGATCGTACTCGTCCTTATCGGTGGATGGTATATCCTCAGTCTCGTGAGTGAATGGGCGATGCGTATGCGTGTGCGGTGGGGTGTGCGGATCGGTTATAAAATTGGCATTGATATGTTCACGCGATATGTGCGCCACTTGATCCGTCTCCCATTGTCATTTCACAGGGAAAATAAGACGGGGGAATATATCGAGAGATTTGATCGTGCTGACGCATATATGGATCGTGTGATCAATGATGGCGTATTACAGAGTGCGCCACATATTCTCACATCATTTTTGGCCTTTTGTGTGATCATGTGGATTCGGTGGGAGTTGGCGTTAATTTATCTTGTGTTTGTGGGCGTGTTTATCATTATCACGATCATCAAGACAAAGCCGATCATTACGTATAACGAGGATATCAGTGAAAAACTGGAAGATATCTACGGCGACGTATTTGAACGTACGCCAAACGTGTTTGTGATCAAAGCACATGGCACGGAGGAAGCGGAATACCTGCAAAACTGTGAAAAATATGAGAAGATCTATCGTCAATTCGATCGTTACACAGGATTTCTCATGAAATTGCAGTTTTGGCAGCATGTGGTTTTTTCTACAGGATTCCTTTTGCTTTTTCTTACAGGGTTGTATTTTATCACGCGGGATATGATCACGATCGGGCAGTTTATTATGTTGCTGGCATATATCAACATGGCATCCGCATCGATCCAAACGCTTGGAAGTAATTACAAAGAATTGCAAGAAGGCCTAGTCACGATCGCGCGCGCCGAAGAGATCTACCGCGTACCGGAGGAAAAATATCTCGATCTCCACGCCGAGCACATGGATCGTTGCGATGGCAAGATCGAGTTTGACCATGTACATTTCTCCTATGGAGAGCGAGAGATATTGAAAGACGTGAATTTCACGATCCAGCCGGGACAAATGGTGGCGATCGTGGGGAAGAGCGGACAAGGCAAGACGACGCTCGTGGATCTGATCCCGCGTTTTCTCATACCGACAGAGGGTGCAGTGCGCATTGATGGGATCGATGTACGCAACATCAGATTGGAAGACTTGCGCCGCCAGATCGCGATCGTGTCGCAGGAGAATGGACTGTTTCACGACTCGATCAAAAGCAATATCACATATTCACGCAAGAGCGCGCGACCGGATGAAATTTTACGTGTCGCACGCAAGGCGCATTGCCATGAGTTCGTGCACAAACTGCCCAAAAATTACGACACATTGATCGGAGATCGCGGTGCCAAACTGTCTGCCGGTCAACGCCAGCGTTTGTCGATCGCGCGTGCGATCTTGCGCGATCCGCGGATCCTTATCCTCGATGAAGCAACAAGTGCACTCGATAGTGAGTCAGAAAAATACATTCAAGATGCAATGGAAGAAGTGATGCGCGGACGCACGACGATCGTGATCGCGCACCGACTGAGCACGGTGCGTAAAGCGGATATGATCCTCGTGGTAGACAACGGGCGCATCATTGAACGCGGTGACCACAATGAGCTCATCCGTCACGGTGGTGTATACAAAAAACTCCACGAATTGCAACATACGGGAGTGTAG
- the speD gene encoding adenosylmethionine decarboxylase, with the protein MFNSKPDGFHFLIEFFGCDIEQINDVNFWKQVLHASIEGTTMESLHDFFFEFEPQGITGYLLLSSSHISIHTWPENNYVVCDVFTCAIEAETERAVQYLKEHITYECVEIKKIQRGYRVARKGGAIVERQGCSFEKYRMALPVFSTGELMYVDVVQDIVEVETALQKIMIVDTKEFGKCLIIDNMMQAAEKDHYLYDREMIKKLRPEDKNILILGGGDGYITGRVLAENPQSKVRVDVVDLDVEVVRACERHLGQDVFCNEQAQLHIADALHYLKTTDKNYDGIIFDLTDKPIGREDGEEFSAFYDEACDLAYEKLTDGGWIAIQAGASTVSVETVDAVSIVKEILQEKSWKDIEQSDVFVPSFGTNHAFLFAKK; encoded by the coding sequence ATGTTTAACAGTAAACCGGACGGGTTTCATTTTCTTATTGAGTTTTTTGGGTGTGATATCGAGCAGATCAATGATGTGAATTTTTGGAAGCAGGTACTTCATGCGTCAATTGAGGGGACAACGATGGAATCGTTGCATGATTTTTTCTTTGAATTTGAACCGCAGGGTATCACGGGGTATTTGTTGTTGTCGTCATCGCATATCTCCATCCATACATGGCCAGAAAACAATTATGTGGTGTGCGATGTGTTTACATGCGCGATAGAAGCAGAAACAGAACGAGCAGTGCAATATCTCAAAGAACATATCACGTATGAATGTGTCGAGATAAAAAAGATCCAGCGCGGGTATCGCGTTGCAAGAAAGGGTGGTGCGATCGTGGAGAGACAAGGGTGTTCATTTGAGAAATATCGCATGGCTTTACCGGTTTTCAGTACGGGAGAATTGATGTATGTGGATGTGGTGCAAGATATTGTCGAGGTCGAAACAGCTTTGCAAAAGATCATGATCGTGGATACAAAGGAATTTGGCAAATGTCTGATCATTGACAATATGATGCAAGCGGCGGAAAAAGATCATTATCTGTATGATCGAGAGATGATCAAAAAATTACGGCCGGAAGATAAAAATATCTTGATTCTTGGTGGTGGTGATGGATATATTACAGGGCGCGTGCTTGCAGAAAACCCACAATCAAAAGTGCGGGTGGATGTGGTGGATCTGGATGTGGAAGTGGTGCGAGCGTGCGAGCGGCATCTCGGACAAGATGTTTTTTGCAATGAACAAGCGCAGTTGCATATTGCGGATGCGTTGCATTATCTCAAAACAACGGACAAAAATTATGACGGTATCATCTTTGATCTTACTGACAAGCCGATCGGTCGCGAGGATGGGGAGGAGTTTTCTGCGTTTTATGATGAAGCGTGCGATCTGGCGTATGAGAAATTGACAGATGGGGGATGGATCGCGATTCAGGCCGGTGCATCAACAGTTTCAGTGGAAACTGTCGACGCAGTCTCAATCGTAAAGGAAATATTACAGGAAAAGTCATGGAAAGATATCGAGCAAAGCGATGTTTTTGTCCCGAGTTTTGGCACAAATCACGCATTTCTTTTTGCAAAGAAATAA
- a CDS encoding HDIG domain-containing metalloprotein: MENIGITREGAMQLVDRYITDPVTRLHLRESEEVMRALARHFGEDEDVWGIAGLLHDIDWDQTKNEPAQHCVMCQEILRDAGATEFLITTIISHGYANASIPALTDQKRTTRIQHSLAAAETVTGLVIASALMQPDKKLASVSAKSLKKKFKTKSFAARCDRAIIKECEDAGIPLDEFLTLSLTALQGIGDELGM, translated from the coding sequence ATGGAGAATATTGGGATTACGAGGGAAGGGGCGATGCAATTGGTGGATCGATATATTACTGATCCTGTAACGCGATTGCATTTGCGGGAGTCGGAAGAAGTCATGCGCGCGCTGGCGCGACATTTTGGGGAAGATGAAGATGTGTGGGGCATTGCCGGACTGTTGCACGATATCGATTGGGATCAGACCAAAAATGAGCCAGCGCAACATTGTGTCATGTGTCAAGAGATTTTGCGCGATGCGGGAGCGACGGAATTTCTTATTACGACGATTATCTCGCATGGATATGCCAATGCATCAATTCCTGCGCTTACCGATCAAAAACGCACGACACGCATCCAACACAGTCTTGCCGCTGCTGAGACAGTGACAGGACTCGTGATCGCTTCAGCACTGATGCAACCGGACAAAAAATTGGCAAGTGTGAGCGCAAAGTCGCTCAAGAAAAAATTCAAGACAAAGTCTTTTGCGGCACGCTGTGATCGCGCGATCATCAAGGAGTGTGAAGATGCGGGAATCCCATTGGATGAATTTTTGACACTGAGTTTGACGGCATTGCAGGGCATCGGTGATGAATTAGGGATGTAG
- a CDS encoding PAS domain S-box protein: MEKQKIFSPDFFEDVFRYTSAQMIIVDREGRIIAVNDAKQRSSDRIAEVGMRMYIDYAANHTVADMRAELMKYITEGGLKNFPECPYNGKILNITINAFPWGAVIVSEDITRFKRCEERYRTLLMNIDCMAIQIYKMDGTVIDFNGAALKLYGFTREQVCGKNLLDLIIPPDMRDGVWQCVQDMAKTRIPIPSSELQLMRSDGTFVNVFSSHWLFENYEGELELVCVDVDLTELKSAQVALQKSEELLRAITQSALDAIVVMDPDKNISFFNPAAERLTGYTKEQAIRQPLHELLAPEACRSQCLAGIERFLSTGEGPAVGRITDQKILREDGSTVDVQLALSPMTIGDKRGSVGILRDNTNQNAMIKALKKSREELLRLSTTDPLTELYNRRHFEFELRQAIDFSQRYGLPFSAVMFDVDDFKIINDHHGHGVGDCVLQAIASVTKENIRSNDIPCRIGGEEFFIIFPATTKDEAYVATCHIATALKAKKIEGISDEQITLSCGVVQYDPKTNENEDAFRKRADKLMYEAKDKGKDQICL; the protein is encoded by the coding sequence ATGGAAAAACAAAAAATTTTTAGCCCGGATTTTTTTGAGGATGTATTTAGGTATACATCTGCTCAGATGATCATTGTGGATCGTGAAGGCAGAATTATCGCAGTCAATGATGCCAAGCAAAGGTCGAGTGATCGCATTGCAGAAGTAGGCATGCGTATGTATATCGATTATGCGGCCAATCATACTGTTGCAGACATGCGTGCGGAATTGATGAAATATATCACAGAAGGTGGATTAAAAAATTTTCCCGAGTGTCCATACAACGGCAAGATCTTGAATATCACAATCAATGCTTTCCCATGGGGTGCGGTGATCGTATCGGAAGACATTACACGTTTCAAAAGATGTGAAGAGCGGTATCGTACGCTTCTTATGAACATTGATTGTATGGCCATTCAAATCTATAAAATGGATGGCACAGTGATCGATTTCAATGGGGCTGCCCTAAAGCTCTATGGATTTACAAGAGAACAAGTTTGTGGGAAGAATTTGTTGGATCTGATCATTCCACCAGATATGCGTGATGGTGTGTGGCAGTGCGTACAGGATATGGCGAAGACGCGGATACCGATCCCGTCCAGTGAATTACAACTCATGCGCAGTGATGGCACATTCGTCAATGTTTTCTCCAGTCATTGGCTGTTTGAAAATTATGAAGGAGAATTGGAGTTGGTGTGTGTGGATGTCGATCTCACAGAACTGAAATCTGCTCAGGTGGCTTTGCAAAAAAGTGAGGAACTTTTGCGAGCCATTACCCAATCAGCACTTGATGCGATCGTTGTGATGGATCCGGACAAGAACATCTCATTTTTCAATCCTGCTGCAGAACGTCTGACTGGTTATACGAAAGAACAAGCAATCAGGCAACCGTTGCACGAGCTTCTCGCTCCTGAGGCGTGTCGATCACAGTGTCTTGCCGGTATTGAACGTTTTCTTAGTACCGGCGAAGGACCGGCTGTCGGCAGGATCACTGATCAAAAGATCTTGCGTGAAGACGGTAGCACTGTTGATGTGCAATTGGCACTTTCACCGATGACAATTGGTGATAAACGGGGATCCGTCGGGATTTTGCGGGACAACACAAATCAGAATGCTATGATTAAGGCATTAAAAAAAAGTCGTGAAGAATTGCTCAGGTTAAGCACAACAGACCCTTTGACGGAACTGTACAATCGTCGTCACTTTGAGTTTGAACTGAGGCAGGCAATTGATTTTTCTCAGCGCTATGGACTTCCATTTTCTGCAGTTATGTTTGACGTTGATGATTTCAAAATCATCAACGATCATCATGGTCATGGTGTAGGTGATTGTGTGTTGCAAGCGATTGCCAGTGTGACAAAAGAGAATATCCGTTCAAATGATATTCCGTGCCGGATTGGCGGAGAGGAATTTTTTATTATCTTCCCGGCAACAACAAAGGACGAGGCATATGTTGCTACTTGTCATATCGCTACAGCCTTGAAGGCTAAAAAAATTGAAGGTATCAGCGATGAGCAAATCACGCTTAGCTGTGGTGTAGTGCAATATGATCCAAAAACAAATGAGAATGAAGATGCTTTTAGGAAACGCGCAGACAAATTGATGTATGAGGCAAAAGACAAAGGCAAAGATCAGATTTGTCTCTAA